The Lactuca sativa cultivar Salinas chromosome 2, Lsat_Salinas_v11, whole genome shotgun sequence genome includes the window CACTAGTTGCGAACAGGTCACAATAATCGAATAGGAAATCTTTAATGCACGAGAATTTCAATTGATGTCATGATTTAACTTCCTGCTCGGATTCTATACGAGAATTCTGAACAGGTAGCGATTTCCGTCTTGGTTCGCCTTCACGAGTTCTCCTTCTCCTTCACAGAAACTATCGCTGGTTTCACTTGCTGCACAGATTCTCCTCACGAGTTTCTTCTGTAGCAGGAGGGCTCACAGAGATTCACAGCAGGAACACAAAGATTCTGATTAGGTAAAATAAGTCCTGATACCAATTAAAGAGGTAATTGCATAAACTCGCAAACTTTATTATTGAAGAAAactatctcaaaaactccaatgATGATAAATACAGGAACCTAACatctatatatatactaaactatTAGGATTCCTATCAAACTAGAATTTCCTTATAACTCAAGGAGTTCTAGAATAACTTGGAGAACACACCAAGGCTTGGACAACACTCCAAGTAAATAGATGATATGGACAGAACACGTATACACCACATCCGTCCCTCATAAATTCGCCAACACCAACATGTTGAATATCACAGAGCTAGTTTAATATAGTGATTTTATCTATACGATGTTCAAATTAGTAGGAGGATACTTGAGAAATGTTTTGCGAAGTAACAGATTATGTTGTTCAACACATTttcaaaatgttaagttttatacTTATTGAGCTAATGGATACTTCAGAAATGTTTATATGGAAGAAACCCGGTCTAGCATTCTTTTTATGATGTTCTCTTTATTGGTTGGTGGGTTCTTGTGGGTTTTCAGATACCTAAATATTGATTAACTGCAGATTCTAAGAGCAAGTGGGTGAAAAATTCTTGGGAAAGAAAGGCCATTGTCTAGAAGAAGAGAGCCTCACTTAATGACTTTGACAGGATGAAGATCATGTTGGCAAAGATGAAGGTGACATAACTTTCAGTTTGCAGCTTAAAGATTGAATCAATACCAGACTATTGCTAGAATATGGCTTTTCATTCTTGCCTATTTgagatgatttttttttctgtaatGGTTCTTAATATGATGGTGAAACACTTACTTTTATAGTGAAGTTGCATCTTTTTTCTAATGTATGCAACAAAAATGGGTTTTTTTACCCGTCTCTGTAGCTATTTTTCATATTGATAACAGTTTATGCCATAGTTTACCAAATTGGCTGCATAAATTTGTAATAACATAAAACATGGCttcataaatttgataaaaatgtGTAAATGTTATCTAAGTATTCATTGCTTTTGGTCATTGTAGATTGCGTCGCCTTTTTAGTCTGAATAATGGAGTTGTAAGGCGAGAGCTACAGTGTACCAATTTGGATGAATAAATTTGTAATAACTTAAAACATAACATGGCTTCATATAATTTGTGATCTTGCCATTGTTGTTGCTTAGAagctgtttatttatttatttattttttgtttaactTTTTCTCCGTGTATTAAAGGAAACCGCTCTTTGTAGTTGTCTCATGGGACCTGgtatagtaataacaacttaaaaCATTGATCCTGATAAGATATGattatttttcaaattccaaGATATTCTAGCTTATGCTCTTAGTTGTTTATATTGAAACTAAGATGAAATTTAATAGTGTTAATAAATTTTATATTCAATCCTGCTCTTTCTTGTAAGCGTTTTTGTTTGGTCTAAAATGTTGGTTTATTGAAGTAATGATATACAATCATTCACATTTTGGTGACAAGTTTATTGGCAGATAGTGTGAAACCTACAACATATGTTGAAGTTAGTTGGTATATAGTTGAAGGATTAGAAAGTTGAGGGTCAAGCTGTTAACTAGAGATGTACACGTATGTTTTTGCTTTACCTTTGTGTGGTTAATTTGTAAGTCTATATTTCCCCtcaccttttgaaatacataCAACACTAAGTGTTGACTTttgtttacaattttttttttcagatttagTATTTCACTTGTTATCACTTTGtataatttatattgaagtttGGTATTTTGAACACTTACAATGATTGTAAAATAATAGAAAACCGGGGTCACTAGCGGTATGTAGCTATCTCTTTTATTGTCAAATCCCAACATATCCATTTCCTAAGAGTGTCAATTAATCCAATACCATCCAATAAATTCTTAACCCACATGTGTGAACATAGCATGTTGACTGTTATTTGTGTTTAGAAGATATTAAATTTAATACTAGTACATCATTACAACTAATAAATATTGACAGTAGTGATAAGTGTATAATCCCAAGGAACATTCTACCGATGATTTATGTAGATCAACACAAAGGAGGATGAGAAAATTTGAAATCTTATATTGCAGTTCCACATATTAGTAGTATAGTACAAATCAGTTACAATGAACGAGAACCATCATTCAATGAATTGGTCCGATAATGAATTATCTATGATAAAAAAATACTAATTAAGCAGTACTGAATGTTGAAGCATTGGTCCATCACTTGCAAATAAAAGTCAATAGCTGTATGGAATAAATGAGAAAAGAGTTTTGTGATATTTAGTATAAAATGTAAGTATCGAATTTATAAAATTACTGTTTGGACTTTTACACATCTTTTGTATTTTTCTCTTATTGAACAAGAGAAATGTCTCGGTACAATTGGATCAGAAGGGAGGAGAAAGTGAGAGGAGAGGTTATTAGTGAGTAACAGGAGGAATGAGTGATACAACGTAATTAACACTTTGAATGGTTTAGTGTGACATCAGTTGCTTCCCACATTGCCCCCGTCTAATCTTTTCTTCATCTAGTCCGTTGCAATTATTGAAACTCATGTTTCTTTATTTATCCCCTTGCAATCATGGAAAATTAAATGTCGGATAGATGAcatgttggttaaccacatgggGAGTTCTCGCATTCCAAATCCACTTATGATTAACGCAGTCAGTAAGGTGAGGTGTTGTATTTCTTCTGGAATTGACTCCCAATGATCCCAACCTTTGAGGTCCAAGTAGTGAAGGTGGTTCCTTAACTTCTGGATGCCTTGGAGACTCGGGAAAGAATCCAGCTCCTTCGAGAACGGACCAAGTGTCAAATCATTTAAGAAGGCAAAACAGTCAAACATGTCATGAGGCAAGGAAGTCAGGTTATCGCAATGGCTAATAGACAAAGTCTTCAAAGAATGACACTGTTTGGGCAAATTGGCTATTACCGAAAGACTTGGACAATTGCCGATTACTAAAGATTCAAGAGATGTGAGGCCTTGTATGCTCGTAATGGACAGCAGGCCATTGCAGTCACTAATCTCTAAGTAAACAAGAGGATGGGGATGGCATTCATCTAAGACGATAATCTTTGGGCACTCACGAATGACCAAGCTATGGAGGACAGGCGAGATCATTTTTGAGCTGTTGGGTGCTCCATCTATCCACTTTTCCAGTCTTTCCATACCAAATAGCACAAGTGATCTCAACGATGGAGACAAAGGCTTCGTTGATCCATTAACATCAGAGCTCCTTAAGCATTTCAAGCTGCCCATATTCCATAAAAAAAGATTCCGGAGATGTGGTAGGTGCTCAAGCGTCGGAAGAGAGAGGCAGATCCTACATCTATATAATCTGATCTCCACGAGCTTGTCAAGCGGCGTTTCTTCCCCATCAATATTGATTGCCATCTTCATTACCCATTCTGCAAAATTATCACCTGAAAAATTGCTAAATGTCAAGATTTTCACATCTCTAGGGGGTTGCAAGCCTTCCAATACATCCTTGTCACCTCTGTTAGAACCTTGATCATCCTCACTCCAACTGAATCCAATctcatataaatttttttttctagatAAATCTGCTTTGACAGCATCCTCTTTGCTACTGACGTTCTCTAGATATGAAATAGAGAGACTTCCAGTAAGGTTATTTAAATGGCGTAGCTCTTCAATACCATATCCTTTTCTTCTAAGCACTTTGATGGAAGACAGTTTTCGAAGAGATATCAACTGCCCCACGATATTGGCAGGAATCTCTGTGTCAGACATGAAATATCGCAGGCATATCAAATTTCTCATGGTTTCTGGAAACTGCTCAATATCTTCAGGCAACTTCAGAGTTTGCAAGTGGTATAATTTACCAATAGAATCAGGAAGAACATGGATACCCGTATACGACAAATCAAGATACCTGAGATGCACCAACCCTCCAACTGAATCGTCTAACTTCTCTATCTTACAACCTTCAAATTTTAGGATTCGTATGTACTTTAATCGTTGAAATGAAAATTTCTTCTCAACTTCACCCTTGAAGAACAGTGTATGCAAAGTTCTAGCCACCTTATTCCTTTCAATGAATGTAGAAACTTTGGCTTTGAGTCCATCTTCCTGGTTCTGTTCTTGGTAAAAAGCAAGATGTTTAACCTGAGGGACATGTGCAATATCAACGTTTGTCACGTCCACCAGACGTAGGCTTTCATGTTTTGAAAGTGATAATGAAAGATCATGCACCAGATCATGCATGCTACAATGAGTGATGTGACCATAGAGCTCATCCCTTTCAACATCTTGGAACAACGAATTGCTGACCAAAATTTGAAAAATATCATTCCCCACATCCTCCATCTCCTTGTTTCTTTCCTCATCCGCTTGAACCAACCCTAAAGCCATCCAAAGTTGGACCAATTCTTCCCTTTCCATGACCGTATTTTTCTTAAAGATGGAACAATATATAAAACATTGCTTGGCGATAGAATTGGGGAGATTATCAAAGCTCAGTTCCAAACTCTTTTGAACTCTATCCCTTTCTTCTTCCAGATCCCAAACATTGCTATTTTTTATTGACAACCACATCTCTGTGTCATTGTAATGTGCTAACATGCCACCTATTACATTTAATAGCAATGGTAAACCACCACATTTTTCTACAATGTCGCGGCCTATCTTCACCAGTTCCGGGGACGCTGAAGCGCCTGCAGCAAACACTCTTTCTCTGAAGATGTCCCAACAATAATCGTCAGAAAGACCTTTTAAAAGACACGAATCCATGTGCATATCATGAGTTCCGATTTCAAGCTTCCGTGTAGTGACAAGAATGCCACTTCCATTTTGTGAGCTTACATTTAGCATACAACTCCTAAACTCTTCCCAGTATGGCCTCTCTTCGACCCAAATGTCATCCAAGACGAGCAAATATCTTTTTGATGCCAACTGCACTTTAAGACTTTCAATTAAATTGGTCCTTAAGTCCGAGGTAGGTTTCTTTTTGGCAAAAGATTCGTAGATCTTTGCAAGAAGTGTATTGATGTCGATATTAACCGACACACACAACCACGCTTTTACATCAAAATGTGGGTCAATATTTTTATCATTGTAGACCGACTTAGCCAAAGTGGTCTTCCCAATCCCACCCATTCCCACAATGGGAACAACGCTAagtttttcttcttttcttgatTGGGTTATAATTTCAATGATATGGAGTTTATCATTATCCCTCCCAACTATTTTAAATTCTTCTTGATTTGGAACAGTCTCTCTCCAATAGAGACGATCTAGAACAGGGCCAGCAGGTTGTTCATTTTgtagtcctaaactatttgcttCAGTATTGATCTTAAGCAACTTTTCATTGATGTTTTGGATTTTATGGCCTATTTTATAACGAAATGAAAACTTTTTCAAGCTTGGAAGGCACACTACCTTTCTTGTCATCCGATCTTGTTTCTTTATTTTACGCCTCAACATTTCGTAATCAATCTCATCCAACACATCATCAGCTTCACCCACAACATCTTTTAGCTGCTTCAGCCACACCATTACAGCCCTTGTTTCCTTTTTTCCCTCCGCATCGAGCAACTTGGCACGAACCATCTCCAATTTACTGTGAAGGCTGCTCAG containing:
- the LOC128132319 gene encoding putative disease resistance protein RGA3, whose amino-acid sequence is MAEALVTIAAEGILKKVLSIAAGELAIAWGYKEILSSLHSKLEMVRAKLLDAEGKKETRAVMVWLKQLKDVVGEADDVLDEIDYEMLRRKIKKQDRMTRKVVCLPSLKKFSFRYKIGHKIQNINEKLLKINTEANSLGLQNEQPAGPVLDRLYWRETVPNQEEFKIVGRDNDKLHIIEIITQSRKEEKLSVVPIVGMGGIGKTTLAKSVYNDKNIDPHFDVKAWLCVSVNIDINTLLAKIYESFAKKKPTSDLRTNLIESLKVQLASKRYLLVLDDIWVEERPYWEEFRSCMLNVSSQNGSGILVTTRKLEIGTHDMHMDSCLLKGLSDDYCWDIFRERVFAAGASASPELVKIGRDIVEKCGGLPLLLNVIGGMLAHYNDTEMWLSIKNSNVWDLEEERDRVQKSLELSFDNLPNSIAKQCFIYCSIFKKNTVMEREELVQLWMALGLVQADEERNKEMEDVGNDIFQILVSNSLFQDVERDELYGHITHCSMHDLVHDLSLSLSKHESLRLVDVTNVDIAHVPQVKHLAFYQEQNQEDGLKAKVSTFIERNKVARTLHTLFFKGEVEKKFSFQRLKYIRILKFEGCKIEKLDDSVGGLVHLRYLDLSYTGIHVLPDSIGKLYHLQTLKLPEDIEQFPETMRNLICLRYFMSDTEIPANIVGQLISLRKLSSIKVLRRKGYGIEELRHLNNLTGSLSISYLENVSSKEDAVKADLSRKKNLYEIGFSWSEDDQGSNRGDKDVLEGLQPPRDVKILTFSNFSGDNFAEWVMKMAINIDGEETPLDKLVEIRLYRCRICLSLPTLEHLPHLRNLFLWNMGSLKCLRSSDVNGSTKPLSPSLRSLVLFGMERLEKWIDGAPNSSKMISPVLHSLVIRECPKIIVLDECHPHPLVYLEISDCNGLLSITSIQGLTSLESLVIGNCPSLSVIANLPKQCHSLKTLSISHCDNLTSLPHDMFDCFAFLNDLTLGPFSKELDSFPSLQGIQKLRNHLHYLDLKGWDHWESIPEEIQHLTLLTALIISGFGMRELPMWLTNMSSIRHLIFHDCKGINKET